The Actinopolyspora erythraea genome has a segment encoding these proteins:
- a CDS encoding DUF6319 family protein — MSEQQEPTSDQPTTEQTAPEQPTTGQEATGQGDAERQAEASEPSGGSGNADQGTQKKTKGRKQGGARKTRQVELTLTVSGTAEGEWQADLTHAGKKIVQGLPIAASSVSKAAGELHDDISEAIESVLSEARQQHEARLAELEAELQRVRKTLEELES; from the coding sequence GTGAGCGAACAGCAAGAACCGACCTCCGACCAGCCCACCACCGAGCAGACCGCTCCGGAACAGCCCACCACCGGCCAGGAGGCCACCGGCCAGGGTGACGCGGAGCGGCAGGCCGAAGCCTCCGAACCGAGCGGCGGCAGCGGCAACGCGGACCAGGGCACCCAGAAGAAGACCAAGGGGCGCAAGCAGGGCGGCGCGCGCAAGACACGCCAGGTGGAGCTCACGCTGACGGTCAGCGGCACCGCCGAGGGCGAGTGGCAGGCCGACCTGACGCACGCGGGCAAGAAGATCGTGCAGGGGCTGCCCATCGCGGCGTCCTCGGTGTCCAAGGCGGCCGGTGAGCTGCACGACGACATCTCGGAGGCCATCGAGTCGGTGCTGTCCGAGGCCCGCCAGCAGCACGAGGCCAGGCTGGCCGAGCTGGAGGCGGAGTTGCAGCGGGTGCGCAAGACCCTGGAAGAGTTGGAGAGCTGA
- a CDS encoding DNA-directed RNA polymerase subunit beta', producing the protein MLDVNFFDELRIGLATADEIRQWSYGEVKKPETINYRTLKPEKDGLFCEKIFGPTRDWECYCGKYKRVRFKGIICERCGVEVTRAKVRRERMGHIELAAAVTHIWYFKGVPSRLGYLLDLAPKDLEKIIYFASYVITSVNTEMRHNDMPTLESEIGVERKNIADQRDSDLEARAQKLESDLAELESEGAKSDVRRKVKESGEREMRQIREKAQKEIDKLDEIWETFTKLEPRQLISDESLYRELYDRYGEYFTGGMGAEAIEALLANFDIDAEAEGLREVIRNGKGQKKLRALKRLKVVAAFQTTKNNPQGMVLGAIPVIPPDLRPMVQLDGGRFATSDLNDLYRRVINRNNRLKRLIDLGAPEIIINNEKRMLQESVDALFDNGRRGRPVSGPGNRPLKSLSDLLKGKQGRFRQNLLGKRVDYSGRSVIIVGPQLKLHQCGLPKEMAVELFKPFVMKRLVDLNHAQNIKSAKRMVERQRPQVWDVLEEVISEHPVLLNRAPTLHRLGIQAFEPQLVEGKAVQLHPLVCEAFNADFDGDQMAVHLPLSAEAQAEARVLMLSSNNILSPASGRPLAMPRLDMVTGLYYLTRQVDGATGEGHAFSSYDEALMAHDRGSLDLQALVKIRMRDIVPSKEETPEDWEPGTPMTLQTTLGRVMFNELLPSDYPFVNRLLPKKAQGAIVNDLAERYPMVSVAQTLDKLKDAGFYWATRSGVTTAISDVIVPPNKKEILDSYEEKADQVEKRYRRGALSHEERNAELVKVWNAAKDDVSEAMENNFPEDNSINMIVKSGAAGNMSQVVQLAGMRGLVSNPKGEYIPRPIKTNFREGLSVLEYFISNHGARKGLADTALRTADSGYLTRRLVDVSQDVIVRENDCGTDRGIRMPIGETTPDGKLVREQHVETSVYARMTAEDVTDSEGNILLARGSDLGDPAIETLISAGVSTVRVRSVLTCESGSGVCSYCYGRSMATGKLVDVGEAVGIVAAQSIGEPGTQLTMRTFHQGGVGGDDITAGLPRVQELFEARLPKGKAPIADASGRIRLEDNDRYWKMTLTPDDGGEDITYDKLSKRQRLAVINVQGTERQLEDGDHVEVGQRLMEGAVDPHEILRVLGPREAQLHLVREVQEVYRSQGVGIHDKHVEVIVRQMLRRVIIIDSGATEFLPGSPVERAQFESENRRVVSEGGDPASGRPVLMGITKASLATESWLSAASFQETTRILTNAAIEGASDKLIGLKENVIIGKLIPAGTGINKYRNIQVQPTEEARAAAYAIPSYDDGYYAPDVFGPGTGAAVPLDDFDFGRDYR; encoded by the coding sequence GTGCTTGACGTCAACTTCTTCGACGAACTCCGCATCGGACTCGCGACTGCCGACGAGATCCGCCAGTGGTCGTACGGCGAGGTCAAAAAGCCCGAGACCATCAACTACCGCACGCTCAAGCCGGAGAAAGACGGGCTGTTCTGCGAGAAGATCTTCGGCCCCACCCGGGACTGGGAGTGCTACTGCGGCAAGTACAAGCGAGTCCGCTTCAAGGGCATCATCTGCGAGCGCTGCGGTGTCGAGGTCACCCGGGCCAAGGTGCGGCGCGAGCGGATGGGGCACATCGAGCTGGCCGCCGCGGTCACCCACATCTGGTACTTCAAGGGCGTGCCGAGCAGGCTCGGGTACCTGCTCGACCTGGCCCCCAAGGACCTGGAAAAGATCATCTACTTCGCGTCGTACGTGATCACCTCGGTCAACACCGAGATGCGTCACAACGACATGCCGACGCTGGAGAGCGAGATCGGCGTCGAGCGCAAGAACATCGCCGACCAGCGTGACTCGGACCTGGAGGCGCGGGCCCAGAAGCTCGAGTCGGACCTCGCCGAGCTCGAGTCCGAGGGCGCCAAGAGCGACGTTCGCCGCAAGGTCAAGGAGAGCGGCGAGCGCGAGATGCGCCAGATCCGCGAGAAGGCCCAGAAGGAGATCGACAAGCTCGACGAGATCTGGGAGACCTTCACCAAGCTGGAGCCCCGCCAGCTGATCTCGGACGAGTCGCTGTACCGCGAGCTCTACGACCGCTACGGCGAGTACTTCACCGGCGGCATGGGTGCCGAGGCCATCGAGGCCCTGCTCGCCAACTTCGACATCGACGCCGAGGCGGAGGGCCTGCGGGAGGTCATCCGCAACGGCAAGGGCCAGAAGAAGCTGCGCGCCCTCAAGCGCCTCAAGGTCGTCGCCGCGTTCCAGACGACCAAGAACAACCCGCAGGGCATGGTGCTCGGCGCGATCCCGGTGATCCCGCCGGACCTGCGTCCCATGGTCCAGCTCGACGGCGGCCGCTTCGCGACCTCCGACCTCAACGACCTCTACCGCAGGGTCATCAACCGCAACAACCGCCTCAAGCGCCTGATCGACCTCGGTGCCCCCGAGATCATCATCAACAACGAGAAGCGGATGCTGCAGGAGTCGGTGGACGCGCTGTTCGACAACGGCAGGCGCGGCCGTCCGGTCAGCGGGCCGGGCAACCGCCCGCTGAAGTCGCTGTCCGACCTGCTCAAGGGCAAGCAGGGCCGGTTCAGGCAGAACCTGCTGGGTAAGCGTGTGGACTACTCGGGCCGTTCGGTCATCATCGTCGGTCCGCAGCTGAAGCTGCACCAGTGCGGCCTGCCGAAGGAGATGGCGGTCGAGCTGTTCAAGCCGTTCGTCATGAAGCGGCTGGTCGACCTCAACCACGCGCAGAACATCAAGTCCGCCAAGCGGATGGTCGAGCGGCAGCGCCCCCAGGTCTGGGACGTGCTCGAAGAGGTCATCTCCGAGCACCCGGTGCTGCTCAACCGCGCGCCCACGCTGCACCGGCTGGGTATCCAGGCCTTCGAGCCGCAGCTGGTGGAGGGCAAGGCGGTTCAGCTGCACCCGTTGGTCTGCGAGGCGTTCAACGCCGACTTCGACGGTGACCAGATGGCGGTGCACCTGCCGCTGTCCGCCGAGGCGCAGGCCGAGGCCCGGGTGCTGATGCTGTCCAGCAACAACATCCTCTCGCCCGCCTCCGGGCGTCCGCTGGCCATGCCGCGGCTGGACATGGTCACCGGGCTGTACTACCTGACCCGGCAGGTCGACGGTGCCACCGGTGAGGGGCACGCCTTCTCCTCGTACGACGAGGCGCTGATGGCCCACGACCGGGGATCGCTCGACCTGCAGGCGCTGGTCAAGATCCGGATGCGCGACATCGTCCCGTCGAAGGAGGAGACTCCGGAGGACTGGGAACCGGGTACCCCGATGACGCTGCAGACCACCCTCGGCCGGGTGATGTTCAACGAGCTGCTGCCCTCGGACTACCCCTTCGTCAACCGGCTGCTGCCGAAGAAGGCCCAGGGTGCGATCGTCAACGATCTCGCCGAGCGCTATCCGATGGTCTCGGTCGCCCAGACGCTGGACAAGCTCAAGGACGCCGGCTTCTACTGGGCCACCCGGTCCGGTGTCACCACCGCGATCTCCGACGTGATCGTTCCGCCGAACAAGAAGGAGATCCTCGACTCCTACGAGGAGAAGGCGGACCAGGTGGAGAAGCGGTACCGCCGTGGTGCGCTCTCCCACGAGGAGCGCAACGCCGAGCTGGTCAAGGTCTGGAACGCCGCCAAGGACGACGTCTCCGAGGCGATGGAGAACAACTTCCCGGAGGACAACTCGATCAACATGATCGTGAAGTCCGGTGCCGCCGGGAACATGTCCCAGGTCGTCCAGCTCGCCGGTATGCGCGGTCTGGTCTCCAACCCGAAGGGTGAGTACATCCCGCGCCCGATCAAGACCAACTTCCGCGAGGGTCTGTCGGTGCTGGAGTACTTCATCTCCAACCACGGTGCCCGCAAGGGTCTGGCCGACACCGCGCTGCGCACCGCCGACTCGGGTTACCTGACCCGTCGTCTGGTGGACGTCTCGCAGGACGTGATCGTGCGCGAGAACGACTGCGGTACCGACCGCGGCATCCGGATGCCGATCGGCGAGACCACGCCGGACGGCAAGCTGGTCCGCGAGCAGCACGTCGAGACCAGCGTCTACGCGCGGATGACCGCCGAGGACGTCACCGACTCCGAGGGCAACATCCTGCTCGCCCGCGGCTCGGACCTGGGTGATCCCGCCATCGAGACGTTGATCTCGGCGGGCGTGAGCACCGTGCGGGTCCGCAGCGTGCTGACCTGCGAGTCCGGTTCGGGAGTCTGCTCCTACTGCTACGGCCGTTCCATGGCCACCGGCAAGCTCGTCGACGTCGGCGAGGCGGTCGGCATCGTCGCCGCCCAGTCCATCGGTGAGCCGGGTACGCAGCTGACCATGCGTACCTTCCACCAGGGCGGTGTCGGCGGTGACGACATCACGGCTGGTCTGCCGCGTGTGCAGGAGCTGTTCGAGGCCCGGCTGCCGAAGGGCAAGGCTCCGATCGCCGACGCCTCCGGCCGGATCCGCCTGGAGGACAACGACCGCTACTGGAAGATGACGCTCACGCCGGACGACGGCGGCGAGGACATCACCTACGACAAGTTGTCCAAGCGGCAGCGGCTCGCGGTGATCAACGTGCAGGGCACCGAGCGGCAGCTCGAGGACGGCGACCACGTCGAGGTCGGGCAGCGGCTCATGGAGGGTGCGGTCGATCCGCACGAGATCCTGCGCGTGCTCGGGCCGAGGGAGGCGCAGCTGCACCTGGTCCGCGAGGTGCAGGAGGTCTACCGCTCGCAGGGCGTGGGCATCCACGACAAGCACGTCGAGGTCATCGTCCGGCAGATGCTGCGCCGAGTGATCATCATCGACTCCGGTGCGACCGAGTTCCTGCCCGGTTCGCCGGTCGAGCGGGCGCAGTTCGAGTCGGAGAATCGGCGTGTGGTCTCCGAGGGCGGAGACCCGGCCTCCGGTCGTCCGGTCCTGATGGGCATCACCAAGGCCTCGCTGGCCACCGAGTCGTGGCTGTCGGCGGCCTCCTTCCAGGAGACCACCCGGATCCTGACCAACGCCGCGATCGAGGGCGCCAGCGACAAGCTGATCGGTCTGAAGGAGAACGTCATCATCGGTAAGTTGATCCCGGCCGGTACCGGTATCAACAAGTACCGCAACATCCAGGTGCAGCCGACCGAGGAGGCGCGGGCCGCGGCCTACGCGATCCCGTCCTACGACGACGGCTACTACGCGCCGGACGTGTTCGGTCCCGGTACCGGTGCCGCAGTGCCGCTGGACGACTTCGACTTCGGGCGCGACTACCGCTGA
- the pdxR gene encoding MocR-like pyridoxine biosynthesis transcription factor PdxR, whose translation MRDDGSSSERSGTGGIDLHLDRRAGVGSGELAASLRTAIRENRLTAGSRVPSTRLLATDLGVSRGTVTRAYELLVAEGLLVTRQGAATTVAAVDSPVPERRRESATRRATELRWDLRPGKPDLSGFPRADWLAAQRRALRAVPAEELDYGHPAGHPALRGALAEYLARVRGVRTSPERIVVFGGYGEALGMLCEVLARRGVSAVDFEDPSLPELRRIAGESGPRVRGVPLDGSGIEPAGAHSPVVVVTPAHQYPLGITMSAERRIELGRLARAEDRLIVEDDYDGEFRFDREPVAALQRIAPRQVVYAGTASKTLAPGLRLAWLALPERLVEPVREHKANGDRTPPVTEQLTLAEMLRSGSYDQHVRRCRAGYERRRQRVVAALTESKVRHELYPAGIAAGLHLTLRLAPEGPSERRVLRRLRRHSVAVKGLSEHWMDDRLRQEGLVIGYAAPPGHAFGQALRALLRALTED comes from the coding sequence ATGCGTGACGACGGGTCCAGTTCGGAACGTTCCGGAACGGGCGGAATCGACCTCCACCTGGACCGGCGGGCGGGGGTGGGCAGCGGCGAACTGGCCGCCTCGCTGCGAACCGCCATCCGGGAGAACCGGCTCACCGCCGGTAGCAGGGTTCCCTCCACCCGGCTCCTGGCCACCGACCTCGGCGTGTCCCGGGGCACGGTCACCCGCGCCTACGAACTGCTGGTGGCCGAGGGGCTGCTCGTCACCCGGCAGGGTGCGGCGACCACCGTCGCCGCCGTCGACTCCCCCGTTCCGGAGAGGCGCCGGGAGTCGGCCACCCGCAGGGCCACCGAACTCCGCTGGGATCTGCGCCCCGGCAAACCGGACCTGAGCGGATTCCCCCGCGCGGACTGGCTGGCCGCCCAGCGACGCGCGTTGCGCGCGGTTCCCGCCGAGGAGCTCGACTACGGCCACCCGGCGGGGCATCCGGCGCTGCGCGGGGCGCTGGCCGAGTACCTGGCACGGGTGCGCGGGGTGCGCACCTCACCGGAGCGGATCGTCGTCTTCGGCGGCTACGGCGAGGCACTGGGGATGCTGTGCGAAGTGCTGGCACGACGCGGAGTGTCCGCTGTGGACTTCGAGGACCCCTCGTTGCCGGAGCTGCGCCGGATCGCCGGGGAGAGCGGGCCGCGGGTGCGCGGTGTTCCGCTGGACGGGTCGGGCATCGAGCCCGCCGGGGCGCACAGTCCGGTCGTGGTGGTGACCCCGGCGCACCAGTACCCGCTGGGGATCACCATGTCGGCCGAACGACGCATCGAGCTCGGCAGGCTCGCACGCGCCGAGGACCGGCTGATCGTCGAGGACGACTACGACGGGGAGTTCCGGTTCGACCGCGAGCCGGTCGCGGCGTTGCAGCGGATCGCACCGCGGCAGGTGGTGTACGCGGGAACGGCGAGCAAAACCCTGGCCCCCGGGCTTCGGCTGGCCTGGCTGGCGCTGCCGGAACGCCTGGTGGAACCGGTCCGCGAGCACAAGGCGAACGGCGACCGGACACCACCGGTCACGGAACAGCTCACCCTGGCCGAGATGCTGCGCTCCGGAAGCTACGATCAACACGTGCGGCGCTGCCGGGCCGGTTACGAGCGACGACGACAGCGGGTGGTGGCCGCGCTCACCGAGTCGAAGGTGCGCCACGAGCTGTATCCCGCCGGAATCGCGGCGGGCCTGCACCTGACGCTGCGACTGGCTCCGGAAGGACCTTCCGAACGGCGGGTGCTGCGACGGCTGCGTCGGCACTCCGTCGCGGTCAAGGGGCTCTCCGAGCACTGGATGGACGACCGGCTGCGCCAGGAGGGGCTGGTGATCGGTTACGCGGCTCCGCCGGGGCACGCGTTCGGGCAGGCGCTGCGTGCGCTGTTACGTGCTCTGACGGAGGACTGA
- a CDS encoding carboxymuconolactone decarboxylase family protein, which yields MTERRMNLSEVTPEVYGAMRELERSIQRELERVGVEPEVYELVKIRTSQLNGCAFCLDMHLADSRRLGIAQQRLDLLPAWREVAVYSERERAALELAEAITLVGESHVDDEVWRRVRGVLSEAEAAALTWAAAGINTWNRLAITSRAQPPERPE from the coding sequence ATGACCGAACGACGCATGAACCTCTCCGAAGTGACCCCCGAGGTGTATGGGGCGATGCGCGAGCTGGAGCGCTCGATCCAGCGGGAGCTGGAACGGGTCGGGGTGGAACCGGAGGTGTACGAACTGGTCAAGATCCGGACCTCGCAGCTCAACGGCTGCGCGTTCTGCCTGGACATGCACCTGGCGGACTCCCGGCGGCTCGGCATCGCCCAACAACGGCTCGACCTGCTCCCCGCCTGGCGCGAGGTGGCGGTGTACTCCGAGCGGGAGCGCGCCGCGCTCGAACTGGCCGAGGCGATCACCCTCGTGGGCGAGAGCCACGTCGACGACGAGGTGTGGCGACGCGTGCGCGGGGTCCTCTCCGAGGCGGAGGCGGCCGCGTTGACCTGGGCCGCAGCGGGGATCAACACCTGGAACCGGCTGGCGATCACCTCGCGCGCGCAGCCTCCGGAGCGGCCGGAGTGA
- a CDS encoding ADP-ribosylglycohydrolase family protein has product MTDRQSRPAQSAGHIGASRQPSWSDRLRGALLGGAVGDALGAGVRGWSSSAIRQWLGPRGVVDNLPVFGHRGGVTDLTQLTVFTMDALLRARATGEQDPLPVIRANHMAWLYTQGVPWGYAMSGYWRAHPEPSGWLLGRSELFSTRNPGGPALRTLSALTDRIPAEQLTPGQPAAVPPDDRPLADSLVWTAPVMVWSGEARTVDAVASRVPWLLTSDYETRAACALHADVLGALINGVPLWDAVRSWELHRSQLEQGVPPAGVLRTLHAAVFTARQGGLVDPRVLDIEFFPSNGLGEIGIAFASVASAATFADAVTAAVNHSADSSIAGALAGQLAGAVHGAAAVPERWVAELELREIVETLAADAAEAFAPPPPTPKWAQRYVDNTAEHTRGLDATAWTVDAAAPPTQVLPAIGGDEAEETTNSGEDEARADTDPFPVSGIDPGTDRIVLRGTSAPSPDSASSAGAESHADVSWPETPGHPEGGAAGPVEEVTAEPVGDVAETEHPEGVAAPPVDDSEADSTDPLSRGFIAPEPAPAAAGPSGPSGTEDARGDHAELTFPDESEVRSAPRIRLPGVDQLPPLPGNRTAGAPPADTASPELSSILDSAPDVAWPPEAGRSAREASEEAEQDDEVSRTGSGPPDEPGDAGLETAAPVTHSGVERDEPSDYETTWESPDGESSVGGAPAGGTHLGDGEPVSGEENTGEGERPDRDADPEPTEADGQPESLEHAAPSDRTTADHGETPAPESHPLGGRAGGGHAIAEDSDAVGPSLTERILGCLLGGALGDALGAGITPESAEEIIARHGVAGPVELPEYAGARGSVTAATQTTLFTTEGLIRARTGDPGSPDAVDPLPELRLAAQRWLHTQGVSWHWAAGELFAEHPEPDGWLVEVPALFAVRSPGSSVHGELEAFGERSAHGEQTAPVDNSTGCGALVRAAPAAFWSAEPAEVFEVGVRLASLTHGHPSGYLPAGAFAVIVQQAVLGRGLDEGVWLALQVLETWQGHEDTSAALAAAVDLAANGEPEPELLVRRLGEGRRAAEALATAVCATLVAEDVRGALRIAVRHSGNSSAAGTVCGSIAGALLGVGSLPMDWLAELELREVVERMAMDCVAAFYAGLRPERDAEEESPAFDGEWRRRYPSRSRWAQDRSSHSAQGASAGLPDAPEPEPPVERAIPEEAEPVGGSRSPSVGESFDGPGTSTGFPDGPTSEEWVPEPFGDSRTESSARGSTVIRTEEEEPAGERSGPSGASDDAERAVFDDPFPASAPEPAAGGRLPDSGAAPTSPAGWTEPGEVGTGPDGGDPRVQAPLPGAAGESLPEPDDARSTHVIPAVADGASDGSSAATAGSEAGADPGGGRASAPGSAGTGTADTPEEPEPVKRPGSHGGEPGPGAERETPEAGTGQAHHPKPAPRRINSVSSGRLDVLDES; this is encoded by the coding sequence ATGACCGACAGGCAGTCCAGGCCCGCCCAGTCCGCCGGTCACATCGGTGCCTCCCGGCAGCCGAGCTGGTCAGACCGACTGCGCGGCGCGCTGCTCGGAGGTGCGGTCGGTGACGCGCTGGGAGCTGGGGTGCGCGGTTGGAGTTCCTCGGCCATCCGGCAGTGGCTCGGGCCGCGCGGTGTCGTGGACAACCTCCCCGTCTTCGGTCACCGGGGCGGTGTCACGGACCTGACCCAGCTGACGGTGTTCACGATGGACGCCCTGCTGCGGGCCCGCGCCACCGGCGAGCAGGATCCGCTGCCGGTGATCCGCGCCAACCACATGGCCTGGCTTTACACCCAGGGGGTTCCCTGGGGGTACGCGATGTCGGGGTACTGGCGTGCCCACCCCGAACCCAGCGGCTGGCTGCTCGGCAGGTCCGAGCTGTTCTCCACCCGGAACCCGGGAGGTCCCGCCCTCCGCACGCTGTCCGCGCTGACGGACCGGATCCCGGCCGAACAGCTCACCCCCGGGCAGCCCGCTGCCGTCCCGCCGGACGACCGCCCACTCGCGGACAGTCTGGTGTGGACCGCCCCGGTGATGGTCTGGAGCGGTGAGGCCCGGACCGTCGACGCGGTGGCCTCGCGGGTCCCGTGGCTGCTGACCTCGGATTACGAGACGCGTGCCGCGTGCGCGCTGCACGCCGACGTGCTCGGCGCGCTGATCAACGGCGTCCCGCTGTGGGACGCCGTGCGCTCCTGGGAGCTCCACCGCTCGCAGCTGGAGCAGGGCGTCCCGCCCGCCGGGGTGCTGCGCACGCTGCACGCGGCCGTGTTCACGGCCCGGCAGGGCGGACTCGTGGATCCGCGAGTGCTGGACATCGAGTTCTTCCCCTCCAACGGGCTGGGGGAGATCGGCATAGCGTTCGCCTCGGTGGCTTCCGCCGCGACGTTCGCCGATGCCGTCACGGCGGCGGTCAACCACTCCGCCGACAGCAGCATCGCCGGGGCCCTGGCCGGGCAGCTGGCCGGGGCGGTGCACGGCGCCGCCGCCGTTCCCGAGCGCTGGGTGGCGGAGCTGGAACTTCGCGAGATCGTGGAGACGCTGGCCGCCGACGCCGCCGAGGCGTTCGCGCCGCCGCCACCCACCCCCAAGTGGGCCCAGCGCTACGTCGACAACACCGCCGAGCACACGCGGGGGCTGGACGCGACGGCCTGGACCGTGGACGCCGCCGCCCCACCGACCCAGGTGCTGCCCGCGATCGGTGGCGACGAGGCGGAGGAGACGACGAACTCCGGAGAGGATGAAGCGCGGGCGGACACCGACCCATTCCCGGTCAGCGGCATCGACCCGGGAACCGACCGCATAGTGCTGCGCGGTACTTCCGCGCCTTCGCCGGACTCCGCGAGCTCGGCCGGTGCGGAGTCCCACGCCGACGTCTCCTGGCCGGAAACGCCCGGTCATCCCGAGGGAGGCGCCGCCGGGCCGGTGGAGGAGGTGACCGCCGAGCCCGTGGGGGACGTAGCGGAGACCGAGCACCCGGAAGGCGTGGCAGCCCCGCCGGTGGACGACAGCGAGGCGGACTCCACCGATCCGCTGTCCCGGGGGTTCATCGCACCCGAGCCCGCGCCCGCCGCGGCGGGCCCCTCGGGACCCAGCGGCACCGAGGACGCACGAGGCGACCACGCGGAACTCACGTTCCCCGACGAGTCCGAGGTGCGCTCCGCCCCGCGCATCCGGCTCCCCGGTGTGGACCAGCTCCCACCGTTACCCGGAAACAGGACCGCCGGGGCCCCGCCCGCCGATACCGCCTCTCCCGAGCTGTCCTCGATACTCGACTCCGCGCCGGACGTGGCGTGGCCACCGGAAGCCGGGCGGTCCGCTCGGGAGGCATCCGAGGAGGCGGAACAGGACGACGAGGTCTCCCGGACCGGTAGCGGACCGCCGGACGAGCCCGGGGACGCCGGGTTGGAGACGGCCGCCCCCGTCACGCACTCCGGCGTCGAGCGGGACGAGCCCTCGGACTACGAGACGACGTGGGAGTCCCCCGACGGAGAATCCTCTGTCGGAGGGGCCCCCGCCGGTGGAACGCACCTCGGGGACGGGGAGCCGGTCTCCGGGGAGGAGAACACCGGGGAGGGCGAACGCCCGGACCGGGACGCCGATCCGGAACCGACCGAGGCGGACGGGCAGCCGGAGTCGCTGGAACACGCGGCCCCTTCGGACCGCACCACCGCCGACCACGGCGAGACCCCCGCTCCCGAGTCCCACCCGCTCGGGGGCCGAGCCGGGGGTGGGCACGCGATCGCGGAGGACTCCGACGCGGTGGGGCCCTCACTGACCGAGCGGATCCTCGGCTGCCTGCTCGGCGGAGCACTCGGGGACGCGCTCGGTGCCGGGATCACGCCGGAGAGCGCCGAGGAGATCATCGCCCGCCACGGTGTGGCCGGGCCCGTCGAGCTGCCGGAGTACGCGGGTGCCAGGGGATCGGTGACCGCGGCCACGCAGACCACGCTGTTCACCACCGAGGGACTGATCCGCGCCCGTACCGGGGACCCGGGCTCGCCGGACGCCGTGGACCCGCTGCCCGAGCTGCGGCTGGCCGCGCAGCGCTGGCTCCACACCCAGGGCGTTTCCTGGCACTGGGCGGCCGGGGAGTTGTTCGCCGAGCACCCGGAGCCCGACGGCTGGCTGGTCGAGGTCCCGGCCCTGTTCGCCGTGCGCTCACCCGGCTCCTCCGTCCACGGCGAGTTGGAGGCCTTCGGGGAGCGCTCCGCCCACGGCGAGCAGACGGCTCCGGTGGACAACTCCACCGGGTGCGGCGCGCTGGTCCGGGCCGCCCCGGCCGCGTTCTGGTCCGCCGAACCGGCCGAGGTCTTCGAGGTCGGGGTGCGACTGGCCTCGCTGACCCACGGTCATCCGAGTGGTTACCTGCCCGCCGGTGCGTTCGCGGTGATCGTGCAGCAGGCGGTGCTCGGCAGGGGACTCGACGAAGGAGTCTGGCTGGCGCTGCAGGTGCTGGAGACGTGGCAGGGGCACGAGGACACCAGCGCCGCGCTCGCCGCCGCCGTGGACCTCGCCGCCAACGGGGAGCCGGAGCCCGAACTGCTCGTGCGGCGGCTGGGAGAGGGGCGCCGGGCGGCCGAGGCCCTCGCGACCGCCGTGTGCGCGACCCTGGTGGCCGAGGACGTGCGCGGCGCGCTGCGCATCGCGGTTCGTCATTCGGGCAACAGCAGCGCCGCCGGTACGGTCTGCGGCTCCATCGCCGGTGCGCTGCTGGGGGTGGGCTCGCTGCCGATGGACTGGCTGGCCGAGCTCGAACTCCGGGAGGTCGTGGAACGGATGGCCATGGACTGCGTCGCCGCCTTCTACGCCGGGCTGCGCCCGGAGCGCGACGCCGAGGAGGAATCCCCGGCGTTCGACGGTGAGTGGCGCCGCAGGTACCCCTCCCGGAGCCGGTGGGCCCAGGACCGGAGCTCCCACTCCGCGCAGGGGGCCTCCGCCGGCCTCCCGGACGCGCCGGAGCCGGAGCCACCCGTGGAGCGGGCGATACCTGAGGAGGCCGAACCCGTTGGAGGTTCACGGTCTCCCTCGGTCGGGGAGAGCTTCGACGGTCCCGGCACCTCCACCGGTTTCCCGGACGGCCCGACCTCCGAGGAGTGGGTCCCGGAACCGTTCGGTGATTCCCGTACCGAGTCCTCCGCGCGGGGGAGCACGGTCATCCGCACGGAGGAGGAAGAACCCGCCGGGGAGCGGTCCGGGCCCTCCGGGGCCTCGGACGACGCGGAGCGCGCGGTGTTCGACGACCCCTTCCCCGCTTCCGCTCCGGAACCGGCCGCCGGAGGACGGCTCCCCGACTCCGGCGCCGCCCCCACGTCTCCGGCCGGGTGGACCGAACCGGGCGAGGTCGGGACCGGTCCCGACGGCGGGGATCCCCGTGTACAGGCACCTCTTCCGGGAGCAGCGGGCGAGTCCCTCCCGGAACCGGATGACGCCCGGAGCACACATGTGATCCCGGCGGTGGCGGACGGCGCCTCGGACGGGAGCTCCGCCGCGACGGCCGGTTCCGAGGCCGGGGCGGATCCCGGCGGCGGGAGGGCCTCGGCGCCCGGTTCCGCCGGGACCGGCACGGCCGACACGCCGGAGGAGCCGGAACCGGTGAAGCGTCCCGGCTCCCACGGCGGGGAGCCGGGGCCGGGGGCGGAACGGGAGACCCCCGAGGCCGGTACCGGGCAGGCACACCACCCGAAGCCGGCGCCTCGCCGCATCAACAGCGTGAGTTCCGGGCGGCTCGACGTGCTGGACGAGTCCTGA